The stretch of DNA ATGATGATATCGTCATCCGTAACCAGTGCGCAGGGTGCTCGTCCTGGTGTCAGCAGGTTCATGGCTGCTTCTCCTTGGCAATCTCATTGCGGAAGACAGTGCAGGCGGTCAGATAGTCGGATTGTAATTGTGCGAACGACCGCTCGGCATCGACGAGATTGTTCCGATGGCCCATGGTTTCGAGTTCCTTGCAGCTGGCAGCCACGGCGAGGGCGCCAAGTTGCGCGCTGCTCGATTTGAGCCGATGCGCAATGGCTTGTAATACCGTTGGGTCGTTGGCGCGAATGGCGTCACGCAGCGCTTCCAGGCTTTCACGCGAACTGTCGAGATATTTGCGAAGCACGGAGGCCAGCACATCTGGTCGGTTGGGGCGTTGTAACGCGCGGATGCTTTTGAGGGCAGTAAGGTCCATGCCCGGCACCGTGACAGTGGCGTCATCCATTGGTTCGGTCGTCGTTCGGAGTGATTCCGGCCGAGACGGCTGAGCAGGGACGGTCGGCTCCGTGGTGTGTGCAGGAGACTCATGGCTCCTCAGCCATTTGCGTAAGATTTCTTGCAACTGTGTCTGGGTATACGGTTTGCTCAGGTAATCATCCATGCCGGCCGCGAGGCATTGCTCTCGGTCCCCCTGCATGGCGTGGGCAGTCAGCGCGATGATCGGGACGCGACGTTGGCTGGATGACTGTTCGCGAGTGCGAATTGCTCCGGTGGCTGTGAGTCCGTCCATTTCAGGCATCTGACAGTCCATGAGCACGATGTCGAATTGGTTGTGCTCGGTAGTCACGAGGGCCTGCCGCCCGTTTTCTGCCACCTCGACCTCGTAGCCCAGTTGTTCCAGCATCCCGATGGCCACTTCGCGGTTGACGGGGCTATCTTCAGCCAACAGGATCCGTCCGTTCGGCTTGGCGCCTGGGAAATCCGGTCCCAATGAAGGTGAGATGTGGTGAGGGGCATCGTTGGTCTGTCCGGATGAAAGAACAGGCTCTGGCACATGTAGATAGGGCTCGAGCATCGTTGAAAGCCCTGATCCCAGCGGCTGGAGATCGAACTGGACCGTAAAGGCGAACGTCGAACCACTCCCGGGTGTGCTCTCTACCGTGATGCTCCCGCCCATCAGGCCGACTAACTGTTTGGCAATGGAGAGGCCAAGACCGGTTCCGCCGTATCGTCTGGTGGTTGAGCCATCCGCCTGCGAGAATGCATCGAAGATGCGTGACTGGGCCGCTGCCGAAATGCCGATGCCGGTATCGGTGACGGCGAATCGTAGCAATGCCCGGGTCGTGGTGCCTTCTACATACTCGGCTTTCAGGGAGATCTCACCTGTTTCGGTAAATTTCATCGCGTTGCTCAAGAGATTCATGAGGACCTGGCGGAACCGGACCGGGTCACCCTTGAGATACCGTGGGACTGCCTCACCGATATGATGGGAGAGCCGAAGCTGTTTTCGGCGTGCGGCTTCGCCGAACAGCTCAAGCGATTCTTCGAGCACCGGGAGTAAGTCAAAGTCGATGCACTCCAGATCTAGCTTGCCCGCTTCAATTTTTGAAAAATCCAGGATGTCGTTGATAATAGCCAGAAGGGTTTTCCCGGATCGGAGAACCGTTGAGGCAAGATGCCGTTGTTTGTCTGTCAGCTGTGTATTGAGCAGGAGTTCGGTCGTGCCCAGTACTCCGTTCATCGGAGTGCGGATTTCGTGGCTCATATTGGCCAGAAATTCGCTCTTTGCCGTGCTGGCGGCCTCTGCCGCTTCCTTCGCTGCGCGGAGTTCCTGCTCGCTCTGTTTCCGGTCGGTGGTATCGATGTGGATGCCGACCATGCGTGTCGCCACCCCATAGACGTCTCGAATCAAACTGCCGCGAGACAGAATCCAGCGATAGGAGCCATCTCGATGTTGAAGGCGATGTTCGAGCTCGAACTGGGCTCGCTGTCCATCGAGACAGGACTGGATGGTCTCATGGACCAACGGTTGGTCGTCTGAATGGATCCGTGTCCGCCATTCGTTGAAATTGCTGGCGAGCGTGGTGTCGGTATGGCCGAGCTGACTTTTCCATTGCGGGGAGAAGTAGATCGCGCCTGTCGTGAGGTTCCAGTCCCAGATTCCGATGTGCGAGCCCTGCACTGTCATCGTCAACCGCGCTTCGCTTGTGCGCAAGGCTTCTTCCGCTTTTTTTCGTTCTGAAATATCCACGGCGAAGGCGGTGAAGGTATAGGCATTCTCGATACGGAGTGGTGTCATCGCTAGCTCGACTGGGAACTCGGTGCCGTCGCGATGGAGCGCGGTCGTTTCGATTCGTCTGTTCATGACCCGGCCTTGACCGGTTTTGAGAAACCGCTCGCGCCCACGATCGTGACCCTCGCGGTGCTCGACCGGAATGATGGTCTCCGTCATAAGGCGGCCGATCGCCTCCTCGCGCGTCCATCCGAAGACCTGTTCGGCCTGGGAATTCCAGCCGATAATAGCGCCTTTCTCGTCCATACTGATCACCGCGCTGAGCGCGGTGTCGATGATCAATCTGGTCCGTCCCTCGCTCTTGCGCAGCTCCCCTTCGGCGTGGAGGCGCTCGACGGCTTCGAGTGCGAGCGATACCAGGGAGGCGATCGCATGGCCGAACTGCTGTTCTTCCAGCATCCAGGAGCGCGGCGTGCCGATATGCTCATTGCAGAGCACCCCGACGAGTTTGCCTTTGAACCGAATCGGGATGTCCAGCATGGCGCCGATCCCGAGGGGCTCCAGATAGCTGGAAGTGAACTCGCAGGTGCGGGGGTCGCTTCTGGCATCGGAGGCATCAATCACGTGCTCGGAGAGAACTTCACGGAAGTATACTGGAAAACTCGCTGCCTGGAGTTCAAGGCCTGAAGAGTGAGTATTACTGGAAGATTCGTAGAGGTCTTTGCAGTGAATCGCCTGACGGTCTTCGCTCAGAAGCCAGATGCTGGTTCGGCCCACCTCCAGGGTCGTGGCCGCCGCGCGGGTGATTTCTTTCAGCGCCGGTTCCAATACGCCACTTTGGATGATGCTGTTGCGCGTCAGTTCGAAGAGCGCGGTTTGTTGTCGCCGGAGCAGGCTTTCGGTGCGGTGACGGATGTTCTCTGTATGTTTCCGGTCCGTGATGTCGCGAAACACGAGTACAGCTCCGGCTACACGATTTTCGTGCACAATCGGCGCCAGCACACAGGCGACGGGAAACGAGCGTCCCGTGGTCGTGCTCAGGAGTCCGTCATCGGTCCGGAAGGTGTTGCCCTGTGCAGTTTCGTCCAGCAGAAGTTGAGTGAAGATCGGGCCTGTGAGGCTCGTGCCGTAGGAGAGGGAAATCATGTCATGGAGCCGGCGTCCGACGACCTCTTTTTCTGTCAGGCCCCAGAGACGTTCGCCTTCGGGGTTCAGTAACACGATGTTCCACTGTCGATCGACGACGCAGAGTCCGTCGCCCATGGAGCGGAGCACCGTCTGTAACTTGTCCCTCTCTCCTGCGAGCTGACTCTCCGAGGTGCGCCGGAGTTGTTCATTCAGCTCCTGCATTTCTTGCGAAGATAAGGCGATCGAGCGCTCCAGGAGTTCGCGTCCCTGGTCTGATTCCAGATAGCTCTGGCTCACTCGTTCGAGGAGGTGTTGCCAGACGTCGGGCGATGAGGGCGCGGTTGCGTCGTCCAGCCCCAGGCGTTTGAGTTGTCGTTTGAGGAGCGGATGCATGGACCTTATGCTTCGGTGATCGTCGTCAGCGTCATGGTTTGATTGTGAAGGTCGCACGTGCCGCTTTGGTACGGCGAGATCTCCCCGTAGGAGTAAAATCCAATCTGCCGGCTGCCTTTCGGCAGAATCTCTAATGCCGCCTCGACCTCTTCCTCCGACCGTTCGCCAAGCACCAAGCGGCGACCGACACAGCTGATCGCGATACAGAGGGTTGGCGAATTCGAGGGTAGGCTGTTGTGACTGTTGATTGTGAGTGTGGCGGCTTCGGATGCGCCCTGAATCAGCCGATCGAAATTTGCGCGCATGAGTTGCGCGAAAACGCCTTCCGGAATGTCTCCGGCAAATGTCATGGATTGGGTGGCTTCGTCCACGGCCAGGATGGTGCGGACCAGAACTTTCCCCTCCGTCTGCGAGGTTCTGATTGCAAGAGGGAACAGGAGGCCGGTGGCGGGCAGTCCGGAGGCGCGCTCTCCAAGATATTCCTTGTACAGTTCCAACGCGGGACGACCGTCCAGTTGATACAGCACGTTCCCGCTGGATTTGGTGACCTGCCGTTCCGGTCCGAATTTGTCCCATCCGCCTTTGGAGCCATGCCCCAACCGGATGTGGTCGCCATAAAAGCCGACGGCGGTCACATAGCCGCTCTGTGGCGTACGATCTTTCAGCACCCAGGTTTGTTTGAACTGAGTCCCATCGCCGGCGAGCCCACCGGTGACGACGACGGAGTCTCCGAGCGTGTCATTGAGGCCTTTGACGAGCTCACTCCCGTTGACATTCAGGCCATCGGACAGAACCAGGACGCCTCGCAGCGAGGGTTGTTTGAGCTGCT from Nitrospira sp. encodes:
- a CDS encoding FIST N-terminal domain-containing protein; this encodes MRVTTTCLKLGAPWSSESLSALDSDQTLLLLFGASNLLDTPDRMAEVLKACPRSHVMGCSTSGEIHGNEISDNSLVVAAVQFEQTPLRTAEAAVPSPQSSYAAGCAIAQQLKQPSLRGVLVLSDGLNVNGSELVKGLNDTLGDSVVVTGGLAGDGTQFKQTWVLKDRTPQSGYVTAVGFYGDHIRLGHGSKGGWDKFGPERQVTKSSGNVLYQLDGRPALELYKEYLGERASGLPATGLLFPLAIRTSQTEGKVLVRTILAVDEATQSMTFAGDIPEGVFAQLMRANFDRLIQGASEAATLTINSHNSLPSNSPTLCIAISCVGRRLVLGERSEEEVEAALEILPKGSRQIGFYSYGEISPYQSGTCDLHNQTMTLTTITEA
- a CDS encoding PAS domain S-box protein codes for the protein MHPLLKRQLKRLGLDDATAPSSPDVWQHLLERVSQSYLESDQGRELLERSIALSSQEMQELNEQLRRTSESQLAGERDKLQTVLRSMGDGLCVVDRQWNIVLLNPEGERLWGLTEKEVVGRRLHDMISLSYGTSLTGPIFTQLLLDETAQGNTFRTDDGLLSTTTGRSFPVACVLAPIVHENRVAGAVLVFRDITDRKHTENIRHRTESLLRRQQTALFELTRNSIIQSGVLEPALKEITRAAATTLEVGRTSIWLLSEDRQAIHCKDLYESSSNTHSSGLELQAASFPVYFREVLSEHVIDASDARSDPRTCEFTSSYLEPLGIGAMLDIPIRFKGKLVGVLCNEHIGTPRSWMLEEQQFGHAIASLVSLALEAVERLHAEGELRKSEGRTRLIIDTALSAVISMDEKGAIIGWNSQAEQVFGWTREEAIGRLMTETIIPVEHREGHDRGRERFLKTGQGRVMNRRIETTALHRDGTEFPVELAMTPLRIENAYTFTAFAVDISERKKAEEALRTSEARLTMTVQGSHIGIWDWNLTTGAIYFSPQWKSQLGHTDTTLASNFNEWRTRIHSDDQPLVHETIQSCLDGQRAQFELEHRLQHRDGSYRWILSRGSLIRDVYGVATRMVGIHIDTTDRKQSEQELRAAKEAAEAASTAKSEFLANMSHEIRTPMNGVLGTTELLLNTQLTDKQRHLASTVLRSGKTLLAIINDILDFSKIEAGKLDLECIDFDLLPVLEESLELFGEAARRKQLRLSHHIGEAVPRYLKGDPVRFRQVLMNLLSNAMKFTETGEISLKAEYVEGTTTRALLRFAVTDTGIGISAAAQSRIFDAFSQADGSTTRRYGGTGLGLSIAKQLVGLMGGSITVESTPGSGSTFAFTVQFDLQPLGSGLSTMLEPYLHVPEPVLSSGQTNDAPHHISPSLGPDFPGAKPNGRILLAEDSPVNREVAIGMLEQLGYEVEVAENGRQALVTTEHNQFDIVLMDCQMPEMDGLTATGAIRTREQSSSQRRVPIIALTAHAMQGDREQCLAAGMDDYLSKPYTQTQLQEILRKWLRSHESPAHTTEPTVPAQPSRPESLRTTTEPMDDATVTVPGMDLTALKSIRALQRPNRPDVLASVLRKYLDSSRESLEALRDAIRANDPTVLQAIAHRLKSSSAQLGALAVAASCKELETMGHRNNLVDAERSFAQLQSDYLTACTVFRNEIAKEKQP